A window of the Vicinamibacteria bacterium genome harbors these coding sequences:
- the galK gene encoding galactokinase: MEEQTPIARRVAQAFRERFGGEPRVAVAPGRVNLMGEHTDYNDGFVLPVAIDRHVVVAFSPNPDHRLRGYSLDLDDEGNRRLDEPRPRSDWLDYVAGVAWSLQQDGISLDGMNLVVGADLPMGAGLGSSAALELAAARAFMADRAWDAERAAEQARRAENDFVGVPCGIMDQMSVALSEPGHGLLIDCRGHGYTRIPLPEDIVIVVLDTATRRALREGRYQERRASCERAASLLGVKALRDATREEMERLPEALRRLALHVSEENERTCSMAEALAGDDRASMSELMARSHASLRDGFEVSTPALDRMVEIASAHPRAIGARMTGAGFGGCAVALVAVEGVESFVAEVGRAYAEDTGRGGVLFACRPSGGARVVE; this comes from the coding sequence GATTCGGCGGCGAGCCGCGCGTCGCCGTCGCCCCGGGGCGAGTCAACTTGATGGGTGAGCACACCGACTACAACGACGGCTTCGTGTTGCCGGTCGCGATCGATCGGCATGTGGTGGTGGCGTTCTCACCGAACCCCGACCATCGATTGCGGGGCTACTCGCTCGATCTGGACGACGAGGGGAACCGCCGGCTCGACGAGCCGAGGCCCAGGTCCGACTGGCTCGACTATGTCGCCGGAGTCGCCTGGTCGCTTCAGCAGGACGGCATTTCGCTCGATGGTATGAACCTCGTCGTGGGAGCGGATCTGCCGATGGGGGCAGGGCTTGGTTCCTCGGCGGCATTGGAGCTGGCAGCCGCACGGGCGTTCATGGCCGATCGAGCGTGGGACGCCGAGCGTGCGGCCGAGCAGGCGCGACGAGCCGAGAACGATTTCGTCGGGGTGCCCTGCGGAATCATGGACCAGATGTCGGTAGCGCTTTCGGAGCCGGGTCATGGCCTCTTGATTGATTGCCGCGGGCACGGCTACACCCGGATCCCGTTGCCCGAGGACATCGTCATCGTCGTCCTGGACACGGCAACCCGACGGGCTCTCCGTGAGGGAAGGTACCAGGAGCGTCGAGCGAGCTGCGAACGAGCGGCGTCCCTTCTCGGAGTGAAAGCGCTTCGTGATGCAACGCGTGAAGAGATGGAGCGGCTGCCGGAGGCGCTGCGCAGACTCGCGCTTCACGTTAGCGAGGAGAACGAGAGGACGTGCTCGATGGCCGAGGCGCTCGCGGGCGACGACCGGGCGTCGATGAGCGAGCTCATGGCCCGATCCCACGCGAGCCTTCGCGACGGGTTCGAGGTCTCGACACCGGCTCTCGACCGCATGGTCGAGATCGCCTCCGCGCACCCAAGAGCCATCGGTGCTCGGATGACGGGCGCGGGCTTCGGTGGGTGTGCGGTTGCCCTCGTCGCGGTCGAGGGAGTCGAGTCTTTCGTCGCGGAAGTGGGGCGGGCTTACGCCGAGGATACCGGACGAGGCGGTG